One Solanum lycopersicum chromosome 4, SLM_r2.1 DNA window includes the following coding sequences:
- the LOC138347938 gene encoding uncharacterized protein: MPPRIRARGRLGRRNVDEPEGPNAPEVQLQGEVSDAEFREAIRMLRQVVTNQLHFNRKMWLGLGSISGRKAEMRIHHIRVGLVFKRLSWGIFFPRELKEATVLEFLTLKQNFLSMHEYVLKFIYLSCYDPDMVKDMRSRISLFVAGLGRALKKEGRVAMMIRDMYISRLMAYVQQVEVEKLRNRD; the protein is encoded by the exons ATGCCTCCACGAATAAGAGCAAGAGGTCGCCTAGGTAGGAGGAATGTAGATGAACCAGAGGGTCCCAATGCACCTGAAGTGCAACTACAAGGAGAAGTTTCTGATGCTGAGTTTAGAGAGGCAATAAGGATGCTCCGCCAAGTTGTGACCAATCAA CTGCATTTCAATAGAAAAATGTGGCTAGGACTTGGTTCGATAAGTGGAAGGAAGGCAGAGATGAGGATACACCACATCCGAGTTGGGCTTGTGTTTAAGAGGCTTTCTTGGGGCATTTTCTTTCCTAGAGAATTGAAAGAGGCTACGGTACTAGAGTTTCTTACCCTGAAGCAGAACTTCTTGAGTATGCATGAGTATGTGTTGAAGTTTATCTATTTGTCCTGCTATGATCCTGATATGGTTAAGGACATGAGGAGTAGGATTAGTCTTTTTGTCGCTGGCTTGGGTCGTGCATTAAAGAAGGAGGGTAGAGTTGCAATGATGATAAGAGACATGTACATATCAAGGTTGATGGCTTATGTGCAGCAGGTTGAAGTGGAGAAGTTGAGGAACAGAGACTAG